TTTTGAAAGTTTTACAATAACCTTTGAATATTGAAAAAACTAGGAGGTTATTGTGCATGTTAATTATGAAAACGAATATTGGGAAGTCCTCAATCCACCTGCCAGAGTTACTGTAATGATAGAGCTGAGAGAATCACGTCCTAATAAAAAAATAGACATCAGAAATTGCTCAACTGATGAAGTGAAAACAGTAAGCTTGGGAGATGTAAAATTTGATGGTGAATAACATCAAAAAAATATAAAGGGGAAACTTTCGGGTTTCCCTTTTTGCTTAAAAGATAATATACTTATATATATTATTAAATAATTCAATTATAAAAATTGGACAAGCAAAAAATATGTTAAATCTAAAAATTATAACAATAGGTAGCGTAAAAGAAAATTATTTTAATGATGCAATACTAGAATATGTAAAAAGATTAAAACCTTATGCAAAAATAAATTTTGTAGAATTGAAAGCAGAAGCATTCAATGATTCAAACAAAGAGCAGGTTAAAAAAATAGAATCAGAAAAAATAGAAAATGCGCTCAAAAAATGTGACAAAAAATCAGTATTTCTTCTTGATGAAAGAGGATCGCTCTTTGATTCAAAGGAATTTGCAAAATTCATAGACAAAAATCAATGTCTTATATTTGTAATAGGTGGATCGCTTGGATTTAGTGAGGAATTACTAAAAAAATACAAAAAAGTATCTTTATCAAATCTCACTTTTTTACATGAAATGGTAAGAGTAATACTATTAGAGCAAATTTATAGATCTATTACGATAATTCACAAAAAAAATTATCACCATTAATAAAATCATAAATAATATGAATAATTTCAAACAAACTGCTATTGCGGCTGCACAAAAATCTGGAAAAATATTAATAGAAAAATACAAAAAATTTGAAAGAGCTGATATAAAAATGAAATCAGCTCACGAGATAGTAACTGCAAATGATATTTTGTCAGAAAAAATAATTATTTCTGAAATAAAAAAGAATTTCAAAGATCATGCAATATTTTCAGAAGAAGCTGGAAAAAATAATTTCAAATCAGACTATTTATGGATTATAGATCCAATTGATGGAACTACAAACTTTTCTATGCATAATCCACTTTGGTCAATATCAATAGCTCTTGCATATAAAGAAGAAGTAATATTGGGTATTGTATATGCACCAATACTGGGTGATTTGTTTTATGCTGAAAAAGGAAAGGGAGCTTATTTAAACAACAAAAAAATAAAGGTTTCAAATATAAATTCAGGTAAAGTTATTAATACATTCTGTCACGGAAACAAAGAAAATGATATAAAAAGAGCAATAAAGTATTTTACAAGACAAAAACTTGCAAATTTTGATTGTCGTCAACTCGGAAGTGCTGCAATAGAAACTTCTTATGTGGCCTGTGGAAGAATAGAATCCATTGTAATTCCTGGTGTAAATGCATATGATGTTGCTAGTGGTGTCATTATAGTAAGAGAGGCTGGAGGATGTGTCACAGATTTCAAAGCTAAAGAATGGAATTTAAAAAGTCGGGATATAATAGCTAGTAATGGAAAAGTGCATAATGATATATTAAAAAAAGTAAAAAACTTATAATATGCAAAAAATTGAAAGTTTAGAAAATAGTAAAATAAAATTTTTAAAAAAATTAAATCAAAAAAAATATAGAGAACAATTTTCTAAATTTTCTGTTGAAAATTTTATTATTATAATAGATGCACAAAAATCTGGATTTGATTTTGAAGAATTATTTGTAACAGAAAGTTTTATCAAAAAAAATAAGCTAAAATTTGATTTATTAATAAATAATTCAAAAAATAATTATGAAATATTTATAATAGATGAAAAAATAAATAAGTCTTTTTCAAATCTAGAAACTCCATCTGGAATAACTGCTATTTACAAAAGAATTGAATCAAAAATTGATTTTAGTAAAAAAATAGTTTATCTAAATAATATTAGTAACCCTGGAAATATGGGTACAATACTTCGTTCAGCACTTGCATTTGGTATAAAAAATATAATATTAGATGAAAACTGTGTAGATTTATATAATTTTAAAACAATAAATTCTGCAAAAGATTCTATTTTTAAATTAAATATAGAATTTGATGAAAACCTAAAATTACTCAAAAAAATAAAAAAACAAATGAAAATATTTTCTACGAGATTAGAAAAATCAAGTGATTTGAAAATTTTAAAAAAAGAAAGTATATTTTGTATAGTATTTGGTAATGAATCAAATGGTATAAGTGAGAAAATTATAAATTTATCAGATGATTTTATAAAAATAAATATGACTAATAACATTGAATCATTAAATGTAGCAAGCTCATGTGCTATAATATTTCATTATATTTATAATAATAGTCTTTGACTTTTCTTATAAAAGATATAATATAAATCAAAATAAAAATAAAATCCATGGAGGATTGTAATGAAAACACTTTTTTGTTGTTTATTGGCCTTGTTTACTGTATTCGCATTTTGTACTGATTTGCGGATAGAAGTGCAAGGGGATAGTACAATGCATTATCAATATCAAATTGATAATGTAAATACAATTTTTGATTTGATTGATTCTTGTAATATTCCATATTCACTGGAATACTATCAGGAATTTCAAACCGACTATTTGAGAAGTTTTGCAGGTAATACTGCTTCAGGACTCAATGGATGGCAATATTTCAAAAACTGGAGCATCGGAACAACTAGTATTTTAGAAACAGCCGTTTCCGATAATGATAATGTGTTGATTGTATACGGAACAGATTTCAATCACTTACAGGGTATAAGGCCAGTCAGGATTTCAACTAACGTAACTTGCATTAATCAAGGCGAAAATTTTTTGATATATGCATCATATATTAGTCCTACGGGGGAATTGCTTTTGTCTGAAACAGTAACTATTCGTTTATTGATGTATGGAGATCAGTACGAATATTTCAATGTCCAATCACAAAATGGACAAATATCTTTTCAGATTAACAGCTCTGGTATATATGAATTATTTATTGACCACATACTTGGAAATAATCAATACATCAGAAGTAATACCTTATTTGTAGTTGTACAAGAATCTTCTGATATTGAAGATAATGTACAAATTCCTGTTTTGCAAGTCCAAAATTATCCTAATCCGTTTAATGAATCAACCACAATTCGCTATTCCTTGAAGTCTGACGAAATTGTTCATATCGGTATATACAATATAAAAGGACAACTCGTTAGAACACTTGTTGACACTTCTCAAAAATCTGGGGAATACAAAATCTCCTGGAATAGTAAAAACAACAATGATGAGGATGTTACTGCTGGAATTTATTTTTATAAAATATCTTGCGGTAAATATTCCTCTACTAAAAAAATGATTTTGATGAAATAACCCAACTCACTCCTCAGCTACAGGGCCCGTTTTTAATAGGGCTCTGTTTTTTTTATTTAGACCACCCCGGGGGTGTTTTTATTTTGACAATTATTTTGTAAATGATAAAATAGAATTACTTTGAAAACGTAGTCAGTGAAGAGAGGTGCAAGTCCTCCGCAGTCCTAGCTACTGTAATGTCTATTTGATTTCAAATAGAATAAGCCAGACCCTGAAAAATAAATATCTTTTCCTAAGGAGAAAAAGTTAATTTTTATTTATATTAAGAATTTACTCTCCATTTGGGAGAGTTTTTTTGATTATAAACTAATTCATCCCACTAAGCGGGATAAAAAAATAAATGAATAAAATAAGCATTAAAAAAAATTTACTATCAGTTCTTATAATTTTTATGCTTGTGTTTTCTAATTATAGCTTTGCAGATAATTCAAATACTATTACATTTTTACAAAATCAAACACAAAATACATGGATAACTCAGGCACTTGTTTCTGCAAACGCAGGTAATATTAATATAAGTTACATAGACTTATCAGATACAAGTTTACTCGGATCTTCAAAAAATTTACTCGCACTTTCATCTGTAGAAAGTACTGACAATAATACTCTAAATACACTTGCAAACAATATTCTCTCTACTATGAACAATGGACAATTGGGTGAAAGTTCATGGCTCAATGACGATTTTTGGGGAGTACTTGCACTATCATCTGTAAGTAAAATAGAAAATGGGGATTTAATAAAAAGCTTTATATTAAATAATCAAAATGATGATGGTGGTTGGTCATGGGCTGTTTCTGGATATTCTGATACAAATGACACTGCTGCTGCAATTATGGCACTTTTAGAGCTTGGTGTTTCAAATAATAATTCTGTTATAACAAATGCATTAAATTATTTAGAAAATGCTCAAAATGA
Above is a genomic segment from Patescibacteria group bacterium containing:
- a CDS encoding RNA methyltransferase, which translates into the protein MQKIESLENSKIKFLKKLNQKKYREQFSKFSVENFIIIIDAQKSGFDFEELFVTESFIKKNKLKFDLLINNSKNNYEIFIIDEKINKSFSNLETPSGITAIYKRIESKIDFSKKIVYLNNISNPGNMGTILRSALAFGIKNIILDENCVDLYNFKTINSAKDSIFKLNIEFDENLKLLKKIKKQMKIFSTRLEKSSDLKILKKESIFCIVFGNESNGISEKIINLSDDFIKINMTNNIESLNVASSCAIIFHYIYNNSL
- a CDS encoding inositol monophosphatase family protein, giving the protein MNNFKQTAIAAAQKSGKILIEKYKKFERADIKMKSAHEIVTANDILSEKIIISEIKKNFKDHAIFSEEAGKNNFKSDYLWIIDPIDGTTNFSMHNPLWSISIALAYKEEVILGIVYAPILGDLFYAEKGKGAYLNNKKIKVSNINSGKVINTFCHGNKENDIKRAIKYFTRQKLANFDCRQLGSAAIETSYVACGRIESIVIPGVNAYDVASGVIIVREAGGCVTDFKAKEWNLKSRDIIASNGKVHNDILKKVKNL
- a CDS encoding 23S rRNA (pseudouridine(1915)-N(3))-methyltransferase RlmH → MLNLKIITIGSVKENYFNDAILEYVKRLKPYAKINFVELKAEAFNDSNKEQVKKIESEKIENALKKCDKKSVFLLDERGSLFDSKEFAKFIDKNQCLIFVIGGSLGFSEELLKKYKKVSLSNLTFLHEMVRVILLEQIYRSITIIHKKNYHH
- a CDS encoding T9SS type A sorting domain-containing protein, which codes for MKTLFCCLLALFTVFAFCTDLRIEVQGDSTMHYQYQIDNVNTIFDLIDSCNIPYSLEYYQEFQTDYLRSFAGNTASGLNGWQYFKNWSIGTTSILETAVSDNDNVLIVYGTDFNHLQGIRPVRISTNVTCINQGENFLIYASYISPTGELLLSETVTIRLLMYGDQYEYFNVQSQNGQISFQINSSGIYELFIDHILGNNQYIRSNTLFVVVQESSDIEDNVQIPVLQVQNYPNPFNESTTIRYSLKSDEIVHIGIYNIKGQLVRTLVDTSQKSGEYKISWNSKNNNDEDVTAGIYFYKISCGKYSSTKKMILMK